The Lewinellaceae bacterium genome has a window encoding:
- a CDS encoding response regulator transcription factor — MEIRCLIIDDDEMSRISLEKLTAKIPDIEIVGTCVNANQALSILEEEYVDVLLLDIQLPGLSGLDLVQSVQYLPYVIFVTSRADYALQAFEFKDKIIDFITKPVVMQRLSNAFERVRELVRNDQPPLASPDLFIRSEGRIVRLDLNNLLYVETKGDYVAFVTEDEQFMVHSTLKAIDEIIQQPHLMKVHRSFIINLHKIKDIEENSILLINKKIIPVSRQFKPLLIRRINPLG; from the coding sequence ATGGAAATACGTTGCCTGATTATTGATGATGATGAGATGTCGCGTATCTCGCTGGAAAAACTGACCGCCAAAATTCCGGATATCGAAATCGTCGGCACTTGCGTCAATGCCAATCAGGCCCTGAGCATTCTGGAGGAGGAATACGTCGATGTCTTATTACTCGATATTCAGTTGCCCGGACTATCCGGTCTGGACCTGGTTCAATCCGTCCAATATCTTCCTTACGTCATATTTGTCACATCCCGCGCCGATTATGCCCTTCAGGCCTTTGAATTCAAAGACAAGATCATCGATTTCATCACCAAACCGGTGGTCATGCAGCGATTATCCAATGCTTTCGAACGGGTGCGGGAATTGGTCCGTAATGATCAGCCGCCTCTAGCAAGTCCGGACTTGTTCATCCGCAGTGAAGGCCGTATCGTGCGCCTGGATTTGAATAACCTGCTTTACGTCGAAACCAAGGGAGACTACGTAGCCTTTGTTACAGAAGATGAACAATTCATGGTCCACTCTACCCTGAAAGCCATCGATGAGATTATTCAGCAACCACATCTGATGAAGGTGCACCGCTCCTTTATCATCAATCTGCATAAGATTAAAGACATTGAAGAAAACAGCATCCTGCTAATCAACAAAAAAATCATTCCGGTCTCCAGACAATTCAAGCCGCTACTGATCCGGCGGATCAATCCGCTGGGATAA